In the genome of Thermoproteus tenax Kra 1, the window TAATTCACGCCATATTCTCAGCTTTATACACTGTGAACCTCGTGATTATAGCCTTAGGATAACGTTTTGCTCGCCCCTTTGCGTCTCCCGGTCCCCTCTGGGGCTCCGCGTCTGTCCAACTCGTTAAGGCGCCACTAATGGGAGCTAGCCTACTTCAACGATTCCTCTCGGCGCTGTGGAGCTACAGACGGCTTTAGCCATATCGCGGGGGTCGGAGAAATAGCGCACTGAGGAGCTACGCCTCTCATCTATGTAATCGGAGAAGGCCTTCGGCAAATTGTCTGTGGCCAGACCTGTTCCTGTTAACACAAAGACAGGCTTCCCCATAGCGTAGCCCATTAAGATCTCGATGATTGTACCAGCCGCTCCGCCGAACGCGACGACGACGTCGGAGGATCTGACTAACATGACGCTCCTACAACGGTATTCGCAACCGGTCCTCACACCGATGGCCTCCTCGGGCAACTCGACATCCTCTCGCTCTATTGGGAGAAAGACCACCACGGGGAGGGCTCTCTTTAACGCCTCATCAACCACATGCCTCATGAGGCCCCAGTAGCCTCCGACCATTACGACGGGTCTCGCGCACCTCGTAAGCTCATCGAAAAACTCGGCTATCTTCTCTGCCACCTCGGCTGAATCTGTGCTGTGCGCTGCTACGGCCAACTTCATAGGCGCGCCAAATACAATATGTGCGGGACCTCAGGCAGGATGATTCTCAGCCCAACCTCAACGGCGTTAGGCGAGCCGGGCAGCGCCACTACCAACTTACCGTTTATGATGCCGGCGAGCGCCCTCGACATTATTGCGGCGGTTCCCACCTCCCTATAGCTCTCCAAACGAAAAATATCGCCAAAACCATCTATTTCTTTGTCCAATAGGGGCCTCACGGCCTCCACAGTGACGTCGCTCCTCGCTATGCCTGTGCCGCCTGTGAACACCACGGCGTCTACGTCGTCCCTCTTCAACAGATCCATCAGGACGCTCCTTATCATAACTACGTCGTCTTTAATCAGACTCCTCCCAGCGACTCTGTGCCCGGCGGCCTCTATCATGCGGACGGCCACATCGCCTGACTCATCGGTGTAGCTATGGCCAGACTTGGCCGCCTCAAATCTAGACGTGCTCACTGTGACAACCCAGAAGGAGGCCCTCTGAGGGCCCTTGGCCTTGTGCTCCTCGTGCGGCCTCATGGGCGCTCAGACGGTGAGCCTTTTAAGAATTAGCC includes:
- a CDS encoding MogA/MoaB family molybdenum cofactor biosynthesis protein; the protein is MRPHEEHKAKGPQRASFWVVTVSTSRFEAAKSGHSYTDESGDVAVRMIEAAGHRVAGRSLIKDDVVMIRSVLMDLLKRDDVDAVVFTGGTGIARSDVTVEAVRPLLDKEIDGFGDIFRLESYREVGTAAIMSRALAGIINGKLVVALPGSPNAVEVGLRIILPEVPHILYLARL